Part of the Bacillus cereus group sp. RP43 genome is shown below.
TTCTTCAAATTCCTTCTTCGTTTCACGCTCTTGACGAAATGCTTGAATAATTGGCATCCCTTGAATCGATTCATTCACTGTTCCATTAATATCCGATAAACGAGAACGCATTTTATGATTGTATACAGACGCATACTTTCTATACATAATCGCCCAAATAATTAAAATTGGGATGATAAGTAAACATAGCGCCGCCAGTTTTACATCAAGTAAAAATAATGCAGCGAAAATCCCGATAATATAAATAATACTGGAAATGAATGTCGCAAGTACTGTTACATATAAATCACGAATTGCCTCTGTATCATTCGTTACCCGCGAAACAATTTTCCCTGCTGGTAAATGATCGAAATAACGAATTGGCAACGTTTGTATATGAGAAAAAACATCCTCCCTCATAATTTGAATAATTTTGTTTGCTGCCTTCTGTAAGAAGAACTGCTTTCCGTATGCAAATAATGATACGACTACTAATAAAGCGAAATATCCACCACCGAGTAGTAATAGTCGGTTTATTTCTGGTTTATAAAACGCAAATACTTCTTCTTTCGTTAAGGCTTTCGCTTTATACACTTGCACTGCCTTACCACTTTGTACTGTAAGCATATCCCCCTTAACAGAACGAGTTCCTTCAAGCGTTATTTTATTCGGTACAAAATAGTATTGAAAACCGACTTGAATTACTCGGACTTCTTTCCCTTTTCGCTCACCTTCCTCAAAGCGATCACTTCGCTTATAAAAGACGCCATTATATGAAACAGCATCCTCACTCTTCTCTGCTTCATACCAAGGTCTCTCTATTCCAACGATATGCTCATCAATCATCGTTTTTGCGACGAAAGGACCCGCGAGTTCTGCAATAACAAAAACAAATAGCATCGCCATCGCTGCAAAAATCGGACCTTTCACTTTCATCGCATATTGAAACAATCGTTTTGAAACACTCATATTTTCACCCCACTATCCGCGCTTTCACTTTCACCTTGTTGTCTGTCGAACTGTTCTGCATACCAGCCACCATTTCGAATGAGCGCTTCATGCGAACCTTCTTCAATAACTTCACCGTTATCCATAACGAGAATCCAATCCGCGTGCTGTACCGCTGACAAACGATGCGTCGTGATAATCGTCGTCTTCCCGCTTCTTTCTGTTCGTATATTTTCAATAATCGCCGCTTCAGTTCGAGCATCAACAGCTGATAAAGAATCGTCCAAAATTAAAATTTCTGGATTTTGAATAACAGCCCTTGCAATTGAAATCCTTTGCTTTTGTCCACCTGATAAAGAAACACCTTTCTCTCCAACGAGCGTTTCTAAACCTTCTGGTAAAAACTCTAAATCCTTTTTAAACGCAGCTATTTCGATCGCTTTTTCAAGCTCTTCTTCAGTCGCTTCTCTGTTTCCAAATAAAATATTTTCCTTCGCTGTTTTTGAGAACAAAATGTGTTCCTGAGGTACATACCCAATCCAGCCAAGTACGTTATCATTTGGAATTTTATCTAGCTTCACATCAGAAACTGCAATATCACCTTCCCCAAGTGGATATTGACGAAGAAGCTGACGAACAAGCGTCGTTTTCCCACTTCCTGTTTTCCCAACAACTCCAAGGGTCTCTCCTTGTTTTAATGAGAACGAAACATTTTTTAAATTTGTTTCAATTGATGAAGGATATGAAAAAGTAACGTTATCGAACTGAATGTAATCTGGCTCTTGTACAACCTTTGGATCTTTCGGATTCTTTACATCCGGTTCATAAGCTAACGTTTCATTTACACGATCTAACGAAGCATTTCCTCTTTGCATAACATTAATCAATTCCCCAATTGCAAACATTGGCCAAATCATCATCCCTAAATAGACGTTAAAAGAAACGAGCTCACCAAGTGTCACCTTTGATTGGAATACGAGATATGCACCGTACACTAAACCGATTAAATAACTAAGACCGACGAGCATTTTCACAGTCGGCTGGAATAATGCATCGATTCTTGCTACTCTCATATTTTTCTCGTATACGTCATCTCCTAAATGATGAAACCTTTCTTGATCAGCGTTCTCCTGTACGTATGCACGAATAACGCGTACACCCGCAATTGATTCAAGCACTTTATCGTTCATATCTCCGAACGCATCTTGCGCGACTGTAAATCGTTCATGCAATTTCTTTCCGTATATATTCATTGCAAACGCCATAATCGGAAGCGGTATAAGCGCAGCAAATGTTAGCTGCCAACTAATTGAAAAGCCCATCATACAAACGATTGTAAGCATATATAGACTAGAATCAACGAGTGTTAATATACCAAAACCAGCTGTCATGGAAATTGCTTTTAAATCATTTGTCGCTCTCGCCATTAAATCGCCAGTACGATTTTTTTGATAAAACGTCGGTGTCATCTTAAGTAAATGCCCCATAAATTTTGAACGCATCGTTTTCTCAAGTACGAACGCACCGCCAAATAGTTGGTGCTGCCAAATGAAAGTAAGTACATACCCACCAATTGTTACCCCAAGTAAAATAAAAATATATTGCATAATCGCCTCGTTCGTTAAGGCTCCTGTTTTAATATTATCAATTGTAACTCCTAATACTTTCGGAGGAATTACCTCTATCACGTTTACAATTAAAAGTACCCCAATTGCGATACTATACCTTTTCCAATGCTCTCTAAAAAACCAGCTTAACTTTAGTAATACTGAAAACAATATAACCTCTCCTTTCTCGTTCTCGTTTGATTCACATTTCTTTATCCGCTATCCAAACCCATCACATTTACATTTCGTAAGCCATACAATCTCATCACATTTTTCCACCTTCCAAATTCTGATTTTTTATAGTAACAAGGAAAATAAACAAAAAAAAGCATACCGCCGCTTGACGATATGCAATAGAATGCATAAAAGCGTACGTTACGATATACGCAACATACGCTTCTCATAAGACAAAAAGGTCCTATATATCCGCACGGGTTGCGTAATGATATGAATGTTTTCCGTCATTTAACAGAGCTAAGCCCATTACATTTACGATTACAATCATTACGCACACCCCCTTCATTTATTTTCCATTTATAATCTTACAACTTTATTGAGTATTCTGTCAATTATTTTTTTCGCTTTAGAATAAAATAATCTTTTATCACAAAAAATGAAAGTGATGCATTCTACTTATAATTCAGTTTGAAATAAGGGAATCTTCTGTAAGAAAGGGCATACAAAATAAAAAAATAATAAGAAATCGTTTTCACAAACATTTCATTTGAAAAATATTATCAAACCACCTACAATCACCTTATACTCACTCTTACAAGTTGCTATTTTAGGAGGACTAATCATGACAACTAGCAATACGTACAAATTTTATTTAAACGGAGAATGGAGAGAAAGCTCTTCTGGTCAAACAATCGAAATTCCATCTCCATACTTACACGAAGTAATTGGTCAAGTACAAGCAATTACTCGCGGAGAAGTAGATGAAGCAATTGCATCTGCAAAAGAAGCTCAAAAACCATGGGCTGATGCTTCTCTACAAGATCGCGCAAAATATTTATATAAATGGGCTGATGAGCTCGTAAATATGCAAGATGAAATTGCCGATATCATTATGAAAGAAGTCGGTAAAGGCTATAAAGATGCGCAAAAAGAAGTCGTTCGTACAGCTGACTTGATTCGTTACACAGTTGACGAAGCACTTCACATGCACGGAGAAAGCATGATGGGCGATAGCTTCCCTGGTGGATCTAAATCTAAACTTGCGATTATTCAGCGCGCACCACTTGGTGTTGTATTAGCAATCGCACCGTTTAACTACCCAGTAAACTTATCTGCTGCAAAACTTGCACCAGCACTTATTATGGGTAACGCTGTTATCTTCAAACCAGCAACTCAAGGTGCTATTAGCGGTATTAAAATGGTTGAAGCACTTCATAAAGCAGGCCTACCAAAAGGTCTTGTAAACGTAGCTACAGGACGCGGTTCTGTAATTGGTGACTACTTAGTAGAACATCCTGGCGTAAATATGGTATCGTTCACAGGTGGTACAAATACAGGTAAACATTTAGCGAAAAAAGCTGCAATGATTCCACTTGTATTAGAACTTGGTGGTAAAGACCCTGGTATCGTTTGTGAAGATGCAGACTTACAAGAAGCTGCAAAGCATATCGTAAGCGGTGCATTCTCTTACTCAGGTCAACGTTGTACAGCTATTAAGCGTGTACTTGTGCACGAAAATGTAGCAGATGAACTAGCAGGCTTATTAAAAGAGCAAGTAGCAGAACTATCAGTTGGATCTCCAGAACAAAACAGCACAATCGTTCCATTAATCGACGACAAATCTGCTGACTTCGTTCAAGGTTTAATTGACGATGCTGCTGAAAAAGGTGCAACAATCGTTATCGGTAACAAACGTGAGCGTAACTTAATTTACCCAACATTAATCGACCACGTAACAGAAGAAATGAAAGTTGCTTGGGAAGAGCCATTCGGCCCAATCCTTCCAATCATCCGTGTTTCTTCTGATGAACAAGCGATTGAAATTGCTAACAAATCAGAGTTCGGCTTACAAGCAAGTGTCTTCACAAAAGACATTAACAAAGCATTTGCAATTGCTAACAAGATCGACACTGGCTCTGTTCAAATTAACGGACGCACAGAGCGCGGCCCTGACCACTTCCCATTCATCGGTGTAAAAGGTTCAGGTATGGGCGCACAAGGTATTCGTAAGAGCCTTGAGTCTATGACTCGTCAAAAAGTAACTGTATTAAACTTAGTTTAATCTTATATGTAGAAGCTGATCTAGTTTTAGATCAGCTTCTTTTTATTTCACGAGTTGTTTTTCCATAGGTAAATTCACACATTCTACAGAAATTTGATACCCTAACCACCGCTCAGCAATATGTTCAAATGATGAGACAGAGCCTGTTGTAAAAAATCGATGCTTCGGATTAAGATTGTCAGACAAAATTCCTTTGTGCTGTAAAATTGTGCTTAACTCTATCGCTGTTTCTTCTGCAGAACTAATAATCGTCACAGCCTCTCCTAACTCCTTTTTTATATAGGACTCTAAAAGTGGATAATGCGTACACCCAAGAATTAACGTATCTATATCTTCTTTCGTTAATGGCAGTAAAGCCTGTTTCACTTGCTGCGTTACATATGCTGTATCTTCTAATTGATTTTCTACAACTGTAGCTAAAGTCGGACATGCATGACTATGCACTTCCAAATGTGTATCAAGCTCGTGTAATGCTTTTTCGTACATATTAGATTTTATCGTACCTACAGTTCCAATTACCCCGATTTTCCCTTTCTTTGTCACTTTAATTGCAGCTCTTGCTCCCGGATGTATAACGCCAATAACTGGAATGGAAAGTGCTCCTTGCAAATCAGTCAATGCAGCAGCTGCACCAGTATTACATGCTACAACTAGAGCTTTTAACGGAAACTGTTTGAGGAACTCAACCATTTCAAATATGAAAGATTGTACCTCCTCTACACTTCTTGGCCCATACGGACAACGCTCATTATCACCGATATAGTAAATGCTCTCTTTAGGCAATTGACGCATAATTTCACTCGCAACTGTTAATCCTCCAACCCCTGAATCTAGTACACCTATTACGGAATTTTGATTACATGCAGACATATACTTCATCCCCCTTCTCAATCTTCTAGCGCCGTAAACATTTATTATATTATGAAAATTTAAACATTGTACAATAATCCCTCTCCTTTTTAATCACGAACTCTTCTCTATAATCTGATTATTACTATATCCATTGACGTATAAAAATACATTTGTTACTCTTAAACATGTTAATTTAATACATAAATCCTCATTCGTATCTCGGTGAGGTAGAGGTTGCAATCATTAAGAGTATCATTTCAGGAGATGTAGTGGCATTGACGAATGAATGAGAAAGGAATGGTTGCCGAAGTAAGATGTGTCCACCATGCACGCTTGCTGGGTCTGCATTTAATAAGTGCAGAACTGTCACAAACGTTTCGTTTGTGGAGAGCTATCGAGAGGTATGTCGTGGGTTTCTTATAAGATAGAAAGCATGTAGCGGCAAATTACGTGCTTTTTTTGTTTTGTTTGGAACTTCTCTTCCCTACCGCGGAAGACATACATATCTCCTCGCTTGACTTGGTTATACTAACTTTGGAGGTATTTTCTATGCAACAAAAAAAATGGGGCTTTTGGGTACTAACAGCTTTCGTTGTCGGTAACATGGTTGGCGCTGGTATTTTCATGGTGCCAAGTACGTTAGCACAAACAGCAAGCCCGCTCGGTGTCACTTTAGCTTGGTTAACAACAGGGTTTGGTGTTTTAATGCTAGCTCTTGTTTTCGGTAATTTAGCAATTCGTCGTCCTGATTTAACGACAGGACCACAAAGTCATGCATATGCTTTATTCTCAACACCAAAAAGAAAGAAAATGGCTGGTTTCAGCATGGTGTGGGGATACTGGGTTGCAAACTGGGCAAGTAACGTTGCCATTATCACATCTTTTGCGGGATATTTATCACTCTTCTTCCCGATTATGAAAGATACACGTCTATTGTTTTCAATCGGCTCTTTCGATATAGAAGTTGGAAAACTAATTACATTTACTATTTGTTCTGTCTTACTATGGGGCACACATTTAATTTTAACAAACGGTGTAAGCGGAGCTGGGAAGCTAAACTTCTTAGCAACAACAACGAAAGTAACTGGATTCCTTCTATTCATTGTTGTTACGTTATTTGCGTTCGAGGCTTCAAAGTTTGGACAATGGTATACACCAATGATCGATAAAGAAGGTGTATCACACGGTCTCCTTTCACAAGTAAATTTAGCTGCTCTTACAACACTTTGGGCATTTATTGGGATTGAATCAGCCGTTCTTTTATCAAACCGAGCTACTTCTCCCAAAACGGTAAAACGGGCGACTGTTGCTGGTTTACTAATAACCGTTGCAATTTATTTAGGAATTACAATTTTAACAATGGGTGTACTTCACGTTGATAAATTACAAGCTTCTGAACGTCCATTAGCAGATGCATTAAACGCTGCAATGGGTCACGGCGGCGGGAAACTTATGGCATTACTTGCTCTTACTTCCCTATTCGGTTCAATATTAGGCTGGATTTTATTAAGCTCAGAAGTGCCTTATCAAGCAGCAAAAGAAGGTTTCTTCCCTTCCTTCTTCGCAAAAACAAACAAAAAAGGAAGTCCAATTCATTCACTACGATTAACAAACATTATGTCGCAAGTGTTCTTATTCTCAACATTATCAGGAACAATTGCGGAAGCTTATACATTCGT
Proteins encoded:
- a CDS encoding ABC transporter transmembrane domain-containing protein; protein product: MFSVLLKLSWFFREHWKRYSIAIGVLLIVNVIEVIPPKVLGVTIDNIKTGALTNEAIMQYIFILLGVTIGGYVLTFIWQHQLFGGAFVLEKTMRSKFMGHLLKMTPTFYQKNRTGDLMARATNDLKAISMTAGFGILTLVDSSLYMLTIVCMMGFSISWQLTFAALIPLPIMAFAMNIYGKKLHERFTVAQDAFGDMNDKVLESIAGVRVIRAYVQENADQERFHHLGDDVYEKNMRVARIDALFQPTVKMLVGLSYLIGLVYGAYLVFQSKVTLGELVSFNVYLGMMIWPMFAIGELINVMQRGNASLDRVNETLAYEPDVKNPKDPKVVQEPDYIQFDNVTFSYPSSIETNLKNVSFSLKQGETLGVVGKTGSGKTTLVRQLLRQYPLGEGDIAVSDVKLDKIPNDNVLGWIGYVPQEHILFSKTAKENILFGNREATEEELEKAIEIAAFKKDLEFLPEGLETLVGEKGVSLSGGQKQRISIARAVIQNPEILILDDSLSAVDARTEAAIIENIRTERSGKTTIITTHRLSAVQHADWILVMDNGEVIEEGSHEALIRNGGWYAEQFDRQQGESESADSGVKI
- the gapN gene encoding NADP-dependent glyceraldehyde-3-phosphate dehydrogenase, with translation MTTSNTYKFYLNGEWRESSSGQTIEIPSPYLHEVIGQVQAITRGEVDEAIASAKEAQKPWADASLQDRAKYLYKWADELVNMQDEIADIIMKEVGKGYKDAQKEVVRTADLIRYTVDEALHMHGESMMGDSFPGGSKSKLAIIQRAPLGVVLAIAPFNYPVNLSAAKLAPALIMGNAVIFKPATQGAISGIKMVEALHKAGLPKGLVNVATGRGSVIGDYLVEHPGVNMVSFTGGTNTGKHLAKKAAMIPLVLELGGKDPGIVCEDADLQEAAKHIVSGAFSYSGQRCTAIKRVLVHENVADELAGLLKEQVAELSVGSPEQNSTIVPLIDDKSADFVQGLIDDAAEKGATIVIGNKRERNLIYPTLIDHVTEEMKVAWEEPFGPILPIIRVSSDEQAIEIANKSEFGLQASVFTKDINKAFAIANKIDTGSVQINGRTERGPDHFPFIGVKGSGMGAQGIRKSLESMTRQKVTVLNLV
- the racE gene encoding glutamate racemase → MSACNQNSVIGVLDSGVGGLTVASEIMRQLPKESIYYIGDNERCPYGPRSVEEVQSFIFEMVEFLKQFPLKALVVACNTGAAAALTDLQGALSIPVIGVIHPGARAAIKVTKKGKIGVIGTVGTIKSNMYEKALHELDTHLEVHSHACPTLATVVENQLEDTAYVTQQVKQALLPLTKEDIDTLILGCTHYPLLESYIKKELGEAVTIISSAEETAIELSTILQHKGILSDNLNPKHRFFTTGSVSSFEHIAERWLGYQISVECVNLPMEKQLVK
- a CDS encoding amino acid permease; amino-acid sequence: MQQKKWGFWVLTAFVVGNMVGAGIFMVPSTLAQTASPLGVTLAWLTTGFGVLMLALVFGNLAIRRPDLTTGPQSHAYALFSTPKRKKMAGFSMVWGYWVANWASNVAIITSFAGYLSLFFPIMKDTRLLFSIGSFDIEVGKLITFTICSVLLWGTHLILTNGVSGAGKLNFLATTTKVTGFLLFIVVTLFAFEASKFGQWYTPMIDKEGVSHGLLSQVNLAALTTLWAFIGIESAVLLSNRATSPKTVKRATVAGLLITVAIYLGITILTMGVLHVDKLQASERPLADALNAAMGHGGGKLMALLALTSLFGSILGWILLSSEVPYQAAKEGFFPSFFAKTNKKGSPIHSLRLTNIMSQVFLFSTLSGTIAEAYTFVITVSTLAYLIPYLVSPIFQLKLVATGETYKNEMRARIMDGVVAVIALCYALWVIKTGASDIKTFLLGIGLFVIGFAFYPLMNRDQKKNKEKKNEQVA